A window from candidate division WOR-3 bacterium encodes these proteins:
- the uvrB gene encoding excinuclease ABC subunit UvrB, producing the protein MASFKMVTDLKPKGDQPKAIKELLSGLESGLRHQVLLGVTGSGKTFTIANVIEKWGKPTLIISHNKTLAAQIYGELKQLFPENKVEYFISYYDYYQPEAYIPETDTYIEKDASINEDIERLRLRTTSSLLERDDVIVVASVSCIYGLGNPEEIKKIYLILEEGQNIERDVILRRLVDLYYTRNDFELARGRFRVKGDVIELIPAYEDYLVRIEMFDDWIEKIEIRDKVSQKVFERKKRIAIYPASHYVTTRPTLERALKSIEEELEERLKELKEEGKLLEAQRLEQRTRYDLEMLREIGYCPGIENYSRHFDGRKPGERPRCLLDYFPPEFLCIIDESHVTIPQLRAMYRGDRSRKEVLVEYGFRLPSALDNRPLKFEEFEALLDRVIYMSATPGDYEIEKAKGRVVEMIVRPTGLVDPEIVVKPTRGQIDDLMEEIRKTKEKGERALVTTLTKRMAEDLAEYLSLAGFRVKYLHSEVHPIDRVEILRDLRLGKFDSIVGVNLLREGLDLPEVSLVAILDADKTGFLRSETALIQTAGRAARNKAGKVILYADEVTQAMKKAIEETERRRKIQMEYNEKHGIVPETIKKTKEQILMTTIVADARLEAKDEYEDVEKEIEVLKATLDKISLIEELERKMKEAADLFEFEKAAKYRDALFELRKS; encoded by the coding sequence ATGGCAAGTTTTAAAATGGTTACAGACCTTAAGCCGAAAGGTGATCAACCAAAAGCAATAAAAGAATTACTATCAGGTCTTGAATCAGGTCTAAGACATCAAGTTCTTCTCGGGGTTACAGGAAGTGGCAAAACTTTTACTATTGCAAATGTGATTGAAAAATGGGGTAAACCTACCTTAATTATTTCCCACAATAAAACTCTTGCAGCACAGATTTACGGAGAATTAAAACAGCTTTTCCCTGAAAATAAAGTGGAATACTTTATTTCTTACTATGATTACTATCAGCCTGAGGCTTATATACCTGAGACAGATACTTATATAGAAAAGGATGCTTCAATTAATGAGGATATTGAAAGATTAAGGCTAAGAACAACTTCTTCACTTCTTGAAAGAGATGATGTTATTGTTGTTGCCTCTGTATCCTGTATTTATGGACTTGGAAACCCTGAAGAGATAAAGAAAATTTATCTTATTTTAGAAGAAGGACAGAATATTGAAAGGGATGTTATTTTAAGAAGACTTGTTGATCTTTATTACACAAGAAATGACTTTGAACTTGCAAGAGGGAGGTTCAGGGTTAAGGGTGATGTAATAGAACTTATACCTGCCTATGAGGATTATCTTGTAAGAATAGAAATGTTTGATGACTGGATAGAGAAAATTGAAATAAGGGATAAAGTATCTCAAAAAGTTTTTGAAAGAAAAAAGAGAATTGCTATTTACCCAGCTTCACATTATGTTACAACAAGACCAACTCTTGAAAGAGCTTTAAAATCTATTGAAGAAGAACTTGAAGAAAGGCTTAAGGAGTTAAAAGAAGAGGGGAAGCTTCTTGAAGCACAGAGATTAGAGCAAAGGACAAGGTATGACCTTGAAATGTTAAGAGAAATAGGTTACTGTCCTGGAATTGAAAATTATTCAAGACATTTTGACGGAAGAAAACCCGGTGAAAGACCGAGATGTTTACTTGATTATTTTCCACCCGAATTTTTATGCATAATAGATGAAAGTCATGTAACAATTCCTCAGTTAAGAGCAATGTATAGGGGTGATAGATCAAGAAAGGAAGTTCTTGTGGAGTATGGATTTAGACTTCCTTCTGCTCTTGATAACAGACCTTTAAAGTTTGAAGAGTTTGAAGCACTTCTTGATAGAGTGATATATATGTCAGCTACACCTGGAGATTATGAAATTGAAAAAGCTAAGGGTAGAGTAGTTGAAATGATTGTAAGACCCACAGGTCTTGTGGACCCAGAAATTGTTGTAAAACCAACAAGGGGGCAGATTGATGATTTAATGGAAGAGATAAGGAAAACAAAGGAAAAAGGTGAGAGAGCTCTTGTTACAACCCTTACAAAAAGAATGGCTGAAGATCTTGCTGAGTATTTATCCTTAGCAGGTTTCAGAGTTAAATACCTTCATTCTGAAGTTCATCCAATTGATAGGGTAGAGATTTTGAGGGATTTAAGACTTGGTAAATTTGACTCTATTGTCGGTGTTAACCTTTTAAGAGAAGGTCTTGATTTGCCAGAAGTTTCCCTTGTTGCTATACTTGATGCTGACAAAACTGGTTTTTTAAGAAGTGAAACTGCTTTAATACAAACTGCCGGGAGAGCTGCAAGAAATAAAGCAGGAAAAGTTATCCTTTATGCTGATGAAGTAACCCAGGCTATGAAAAAGGCAATAGAAGAAACTGAAAGGAGAAGAAAAATTCAAATGGAATATAATGAAAAACATGGAATAGTTCCTGAAACTATAAAAAAGACTAAAGAACAAATTTTAATGACAACAATTGTTGCAGATGCAAGACTTGAAGCAAAGGATGAATATGAGGATGTTGAAAAGGAAATAGAAGTTTTAAAAGCAACCCTTGATAAAATAAGTTTGATTGAAGAACTTGAAAGGAAAATGAAAGAAGCCGCTGATCTTTTTGAATTTGAAAAGGCAGCAAAATATAGAGATGCTTTATTTGAATTAAGAAAGTCTTAA
- a CDS encoding 3-hydroxyacyl-CoA dehydrogenase NAD-binding domain-containing protein, with amino-acid sequence MKINKICVLGAGTMGSQIAALLSSLGFKTYLLDIVPKDGKDRNKIVKDAIQRLKKQFPPPLYLPEFAEDIEIGNFEDNLEIVKEVDWIIEAVVENLEIKKNLFKKVENFYKDGTILTTNTSGLPLKEISSDFKKEMKRNFFGTHFFNPPRFMKLLEIIPGPETDKNILEDFKKFAERKLGKGIVIAKDTPNFIANRIGVFGIMYVFKLMEEMNLSPEEIDALTGKAMGRPKTATFRTLDLVGLDVLYHVAKTVYERATKDEMREIFKPPEFLEKMIKEGLLGDKTGKGFYKKEKVNGESKIYTFDIKNWTYREQSKASFPSLERAMQEENELERIKFLIKGKDKGAEFAYRSLSELLLYCANRIPEISDDVLNIDNAMKWGFGWKYGPFELWDYLGVKEFTKRMENDGKKVPEWVKEIDSFYKKDKTKRHFYFYPEKNYREEIKSKYEVYISDLKEEKKILRENNEATLYDMGEDVLLLEFHTKANAIGPGIVEMVFNSIDFLENSNYAGMVIGNQGEHFSAGANLYLILMAIQEEEWDEIDLMVRKFQEMNMRIKYSNKPIVTAPFGRVLGGGCEIVLHSPYVQASSELYMGLVEIAVGLLPAGGGTKEMLLRHKEIIPEGINVDFYPYLRRILEIIGMAKVSSSAFEAKKFLFLRDKDGITINQDHLLYDAKRKVIELNELGFQKNRKKKIKVEGRDGYFYLEMLIYNLLEAKQITEHEALIAKKISEILTVKDVPVGTEVTEETLLDLERENFLFLCGTQKTKERIEHMLLKGKPLRN; translated from the coding sequence ATGAAAATAAATAAAATTTGTGTTCTTGGTGCAGGAACAATGGGCAGTCAAATTGCTGCCCTTTTATCAAGTCTTGGATTTAAAACCTATTTACTTGATATAGTCCCTAAGGATGGAAAAGACAGAAATAAAATTGTAAAAGATGCGATTCAAAGGTTAAAAAAACAATTTCCACCTCCTTTATATTTACCTGAATTTGCAGAGGATATTGAAATTGGAAATTTTGAAGACAACCTTGAAATTGTTAAAGAAGTAGACTGGATAATTGAGGCAGTTGTTGAAAATCTTGAAATTAAAAAAAACTTATTTAAAAAAGTGGAAAATTTTTATAAGGATGGAACAATTTTAACAACTAACACCTCAGGCTTACCACTAAAAGAGATTTCTTCTGATTTCAAAAAGGAGATGAAGAGAAACTTTTTTGGAACCCATTTTTTCAATCCACCAAGATTTATGAAACTTCTTGAAATTATTCCAGGACCCGAAACTGATAAAAATATTTTGGAAGATTTTAAAAAATTCGCTGAAAGGAAACTGGGAAAGGGAATAGTAATAGCTAAAGATACCCCCAATTTTATTGCTAACAGAATCGGAGTATTTGGAATTATGTATGTTTTTAAATTAATGGAAGAAATGAATTTGAGTCCAGAAGAGATTGATGCCTTAACAGGAAAAGCAATGGGGAGACCCAAAACTGCAACCTTTAGAACTCTTGACCTTGTGGGACTTGATGTTCTATACCATGTTGCTAAAACTGTATACGAAAGGGCTACAAAAGATGAGATGAGAGAAATCTTTAAACCACCTGAATTTCTTGAAAAAATGATAAAGGAGGGGCTACTTGGTGATAAAACCGGAAAAGGGTTTTATAAAAAAGAAAAAGTAAACGGCGAATCAAAAATATACACCTTTGATATTAAAAACTGGACTTACAGGGAGCAGAGTAAGGCAAGTTTTCCTTCTCTTGAAAGAGCTATGCAGGAAGAAAATGAACTTGAAAGAATAAAATTTCTCATAAAGGGAAAGGATAAAGGAGCAGAATTTGCTTATAGATCTCTTTCTGAACTCTTACTTTACTGTGCCAACAGAATTCCTGAAATTTCTGATGATGTATTGAATATAGACAATGCAATGAAATGGGGATTTGGCTGGAAATATGGACCTTTTGAATTATGGGATTATCTCGGAGTAAAGGAATTCACAAAGAGAATGGAGAATGACGGTAAAAAGGTCCCTGAATGGGTTAAGGAAATTGATAGTTTCTATAAAAAAGATAAAACAAAAAGGCACTTTTACTTTTATCCAGAAAAAAATTACAGGGAAGAAATAAAAAGTAAATATGAAGTTTATATCAGTGATTTAAAAGAAGAGAAAAAAATTTTAAGGGAAAATAATGAAGCCACTTTATATGATATGGGAGAAGATGTGCTTTTACTTGAATTTCACACAAAGGCAAATGCAATAGGACCTGGAATAGTTGAGATGGTATTTAATTCCATTGATTTTCTTGAAAATTCTAATTATGCTGGAATGGTTATAGGTAATCAGGGGGAACATTTCTCAGCAGGTGCAAATCTATATTTAATACTTATGGCTATTCAGGAAGAAGAATGGGATGAAATTGATCTGATGGTAAGAAAATTCCAGGAAATGAATATGAGAATAAAATATTCAAATAAACCAATAGTAACTGCACCTTTTGGGAGAGTTTTAGGCGGTGGATGTGAAATTGTTTTACACTCCCCTTATGTCCAAGCTTCTTCAGAATTATACATGGGACTTGTTGAAATTGCAGTTGGTCTATTACCAGCAGGGGGTGGCACAAAAGAAATGTTATTGAGACATAAAGAAATTATACCAGAAGGTATAAATGTTGATTTTTATCCATACCTCAGAAGAATTCTTGAAATTATAGGAATGGCAAAAGTTTCTTCTTCTGCTTTTGAAGCTAAAAAATTTTTGTTTTTAAGAGATAAAGACGGTATAACAATAAATCAGGATCACCTTCTTTATGATGCAAAGAGAAAAGTTATTGAACTAAATGAACTCGGTTTTCAAAAAAACAGAAAGAAAAAAATAAAGGTTGAAGGAAGAGATGGTTACTTTTATCTTGAAATGCTTATATATAATCTACTTGAAGCAAAACAGATTACAGAACATGAAGCTCTTATCGCCAAAAAAATATCAGAAATTTTAACAGTAAAAGATGTGCCAGTAGGCACAGAGGTCACTGAAGAAACCTTACTTGATCTTGAAAGGGAAAACTTTCTTTTCCTCTGTGGAACACAGAAAACAAAAGAGAGAATAGAACATATGCTTTTAAAGGGTAAACCTTTAAGAAATTAA
- a CDS encoding thiolase family protein — protein MKKIVVVDGVRTPGGKANKGSFKDTRPEYLATCAVNELIKRTGLDKKEIDDLILGCAFPEGEQGMNIARIVALAASLPVDVPAMTINRFCASGLEAIAIAASKIISGLADCIIAGGVESMSKIPMGGLKTSPFPLLMEKFPGYYLSMGLTAEKVAEKYNIKREEQDKFAYESHMKALKAQENGKFKDEIVPVTTKVIKYEDGLQKIEEITLDFDEGIRADTSIEALSKLKPVFKEGGTVTAGNSSQMTDGAAALLIMSEEKAKALGFKPILRFVTYTVHGVEPEIMGIGPVKAIPKALKNAGLNKEDIGLIELNEAFAAQSLAVIKELDLDRERINVNGGAIALGHPLGCTGAKLTVTLMNEMRRRKVQFGMVTMCIGGGMGAAGIFELI, from the coding sequence ATGAAAAAGATAGTAGTTGTTGATGGGGTTAGAACCCCTGGAGGTAAAGCAAATAAAGGTTCTTTTAAAGATACAAGACCTGAATATCTTGCAACCTGTGCGGTTAATGAACTTATTAAAAGAACAGGATTAGATAAAAAAGAAATTGACGATTTAATTTTAGGATGTGCTTTCCCTGAAGGTGAACAGGGAATGAATATAGCAAGAATTGTAGCACTTGCTGCTTCACTTCCAGTAGATGTTCCGGCTATGACCATAAATAGATTCTGTGCATCAGGTCTTGAAGCGATTGCAATTGCTGCATCTAAAATAATAAGTGGATTGGCTGATTGTATAATTGCAGGTGGTGTTGAAAGTATGTCAAAAATTCCAATGGGTGGTCTTAAAACTTCTCCATTTCCTTTACTTATGGAAAAATTCCCTGGATATTATCTTTCAATGGGATTAACAGCTGAAAAAGTAGCAGAAAAATATAATATTAAAAGAGAGGAACAGGATAAATTTGCCTACGAAAGTCATATGAAAGCCTTAAAGGCTCAGGAAAATGGAAAATTTAAAGATGAAATTGTTCCTGTTACTACAAAGGTTATAAAGTATGAGGATGGATTACAAAAAATAGAAGAGATTACTCTTGATTTTGATGAAGGAATAAGAGCTGATACATCAATTGAAGCTTTATCAAAACTAAAACCTGTATTTAAAGAAGGAGGCACTGTTACTGCTGGAAATTCTTCACAGATGACAGATGGAGCGGCAGCTTTACTTATAATGTCAGAGGAAAAAGCAAAAGCTCTTGGTTTTAAACCAATTCTAAGATTTGTTACCTATACTGTGCATGGTGTTGAACCTGAGATAATGGGAATAGGACCTGTAAAAGCAATTCCTAAGGCACTGAAAAATGCTGGTTTAAATAAAGAAGACATAGGTCTTATAGAATTAAATGAGGCTTTTGCAGCACAATCTCTTGCTGTTATAAAGGAACTTGACCTTGATAGGGAAAGAATAAATGTAAATGGTGGAGCAATTGCCTTAGGACATCCCCTTGGATGCACAGGAGCTAAATTAACAGTTACATTAATGAATGAAATGAGAAGAAGAAAAGTTCAATTTGGAATGGTAACTATGTGTATAGGAGGAGGAATGGGAGCAGCAGGAATTTTTGAACTAATATGA
- a CDS encoding acyl-CoA dehydrogenase family protein — MEEKIYKKGGGFLISETPTEEIFIPENFSEEQKMIAKTAEDFIIKEVIPNTNEIESQNFEIQRKLIKKAGELGLLGADIPEKYGGLNLDKVSSMLIAEKISMHGSFSVTFGAHTGIGTLPIVLFGNEEQKKKYLPKLATGEYIGAYALTEPQAGSDAMNIKTNAKLEGSYFILNGTKQFITNAGFADLFIIFAKVDGKDFAAFIVERNSDGLIIGKEEHKMGIRGSSTCALTLENLKVPKENLLYEIGKGHHIAFNILNIGRYKLGVGTIGASKGALKEAVSYAKERVQFSKPIAEFGLIKEKIANMVTKIFMGESMAYRLAGNLDESLKELNPDSPDYMQEVMKRIREYAVECSILKVYGSELLDYVVDECVQIYGGYGFITEYPVERYYRDSRINRLFEGTNEINRLLITGMLMRNALEGKLPLLKEIDKVSKEFVTFTPSMVQVLNGPLGEEKTLLNLMKKVLLISAGVAAQVYKENLRDEEEILATISDMIIETYAFESAILRSEKLRKIGKENELMVLCIKYYAPTFLEKMESYSRKILTNCKKGDELRLLLTGIKKFTRWYNPSDVISIGRKISEKTYELAKYPFSVV; from the coding sequence ATGGAGGAAAAAATTTATAAAAAGGGAGGAGGATTTTTAATTAGTGAAACACCAACTGAAGAAATCTTTATTCCTGAAAATTTCTCTGAAGAACAGAAAATGATTGCAAAAACTGCTGAAGATTTCATAATTAAAGAAGTTATTCCAAACACTAATGAAATTGAATCCCAGAATTTTGAGATTCAAAGAAAATTAATAAAAAAAGCAGGGGAACTTGGACTTTTAGGAGCTGATATTCCTGAAAAATACGGTGGACTAAATCTTGATAAGGTTTCCTCAATGTTAATTGCAGAAAAAATAAGCATGCATGGTTCCTTTTCTGTTACTTTTGGAGCACATACTGGAATAGGAACTCTTCCAATTGTTCTATTTGGAAATGAGGAACAGAAGAAAAAATATTTACCAAAGCTTGCAACAGGCGAATATATAGGAGCCTATGCCTTAACAGAACCTCAAGCAGGTTCTGATGCAATGAACATTAAAACAAACGCAAAACTTGAAGGATCCTATTTTATTTTAAATGGAACAAAACAATTTATAACAAACGCAGGGTTTGCTGACCTATTTATAATTTTTGCAAAAGTGGATGGAAAGGATTTTGCTGCTTTTATAGTGGAAAGAAATTCAGATGGATTAATAATCGGAAAAGAGGAACATAAAATGGGGATTAGGGGTTCTTCTACCTGTGCTTTAACCCTTGAAAATTTAAAAGTTCCAAAAGAAAATTTACTTTATGAAATTGGAAAAGGTCATCACATTGCTTTTAATATATTAAACATAGGAAGATACAAACTGGGAGTAGGAACAATAGGTGCATCAAAAGGAGCTTTAAAAGAAGCAGTTAGTTATGCCAAGGAAAGAGTCCAATTTTCAAAACCAATAGCTGAATTTGGGCTTATTAAGGAAAAAATTGCAAATATGGTAACAAAAATATTTATGGGTGAAAGTATGGCTTATAGACTCGCAGGAAATTTAGATGAATCCCTTAAAGAACTGAATCCTGATTCACCAGATTACATGCAAGAAGTTATGAAAAGAATTAGAGAATATGCTGTTGAGTGTTCAATACTAAAAGTTTATGGCTCAGAACTTCTTGATTATGTTGTGGATGAGTGTGTTCAGATATATGGAGGATACGGATTTATAACAGAGTATCCTGTTGAAAGGTATTACAGGGATTCAAGAATCAATAGATTATTTGAAGGAACAAACGAAATAAATAGGCTCCTGATTACAGGAATGTTAATGAGAAATGCCCTTGAAGGAAAATTACCCCTTTTGAAGGAAATTGATAAAGTCTCAAAAGAATTTGTTACTTTTACACCATCAATGGTTCAAGTTTTGAATGGACCACTTGGTGAAGAAAAAACATTATTAAATTTAATGAAAAAAGTCTTGCTGATTTCAGCAGGAGTTGCTGCACAAGTTTATAAAGAAAATTTAAGGGATGAAGAAGAAATTCTTGCTACAATTTCGGATATGATTATTGAAACCTATGCTTTTGAAAGTGCTATATTAAGGTCAGAAAAATTAAGAAAAATAGGTAAGGAAAATGAACTGATGGTATTATGCATAAAATATTACGCCCCCACTTTCTTAGAAAAAATGGAAAGTTATTCAAGAAAAATTCTTACAAACTGTAAAAAGGGAGACGAATTAAGGCTTCTTTTGACAGGAATAAAGAAGTTTACAAGATGGTATAATCCTTCCGATGTTATCAGTATAGGAAGAAAAATTTCGGAAAAAACATATGAACTCGCAAAATATCCTTTTTCAGTTGTTTAA
- a CDS encoding adenylate/guanylate cyclase domain-containing protein, with amino-acid sequence MSIKCSKCSFENPDGFIFCGKCGSRLIEEKKGERKRVSVMFVDVAGFTSLSEKRDAEDVVKILNIFFTEVKKIVEYYDGKIDKYIGDACLCFFGVKGEYENHAEKAIRAALEILNFVKNLKKEYGIGVHVGINSGEILLTGIGLGETLDYTVIGDTVNLAQRIESLSGIDEILVSETTKNLAGDLFIFESLGTQKVKGKREKIKIFKVLGLSEGLKEKRFPFVGRKEIIEKILKEIKENKKVKVFVIYGPPGIGKTSLLNKIKDLIEKEYKVYSFRASPFGGEFNIFSSEFKKSFDFKKEDDFFNFIDYIEKKGKTVFILDDMQWADFLSYEFIKFIIERIKIPITLIIATRNKDVILRRLRGVDLDFTELKGFDYEEFKEFINKVNIFLPIHYQEEIFEKTKGNPLFINEILISKEKKIPDRIDLVIMSEVENLEESLKEILKKVSVLGPSFEERVLSLIDLKNEDLEKLVEKGYLFKEENKYYFKTPLFQETIYNTLLKEERRDIHRKILENSSDKENIFSIYHAFKAELFDDVIKFGEKMLDSLYERGSISDLKLITDFLIESYKEKNLEVSKNCIYKRIYSLLHLGFLDEAKILIENLSKEDINYYDFLSLYFNFKGEKEKSLYILKKGISLLGDKGKKLFLSLADVLLDMGEFKEAFLILEKIKDEVSFFEKRDRLKFMNLYQTALENTGEYKKSLEISLEIYKEKENLSLGEIADLESSIAFNNLMLGNLEDAENWFEKSIEKYNFLREYKSLYPVLVEYSYLLYTKGEFEKALKNLKKAKYLAESMRDKEYIAKIDVYEGIIFVSMGKIKKAEKSFESSKIFLSSEELFKGVNLTVIHNYATFLLYKRKFEDSITYFKKLVELSRKENDKYGENLNLYSLSLSYFLSGDIDSALKYIEEPLFYSKKEKLKVFNFRVLSLLYKIKIIKKEDTSCILKELKDIVKITKRDDLALLYNYYRLFSYEKDFKEIKNNLKNLKKELKFNIYLIEKFSLDVLKKFI; translated from the coding sequence ATGTCAATAAAATGTTCTAAGTGTTCTTTTGAAAATCCTGATGGTTTCATTTTCTGTGGTAAATGTGGTTCAAGATTAATAGAGGAGAAAAAAGGTGAGAGAAAAAGAGTTTCAGTTATGTTTGTGGATGTGGCTGGTTTTACAAGTCTTTCAGAAAAAAGAGATGCAGAAGATGTTGTTAAAATTCTCAACATCTTTTTTACAGAGGTAAAGAAAATTGTGGAATATTACGATGGAAAGATTGATAAATACATAGGAGATGCGTGTTTATGCTTTTTTGGAGTAAAAGGGGAATACGAAAATCATGCAGAAAAGGCAATAAGGGCAGCTCTTGAAATACTTAATTTTGTGAAGAATTTAAAAAAAGAATATGGAATAGGTGTGCATGTAGGTATAAATTCAGGAGAAATACTTTTAACAGGTATAGGTCTTGGTGAAACTCTTGATTATACTGTAATAGGTGATACTGTTAATCTTGCTCAACGTATAGAATCATTATCTGGTATTGATGAAATACTTGTAAGTGAAACAACAAAAAATTTAGCAGGTGACCTTTTCATTTTTGAAAGTTTGGGAACTCAAAAAGTTAAAGGTAAAAGAGAAAAAATTAAAATTTTTAAAGTTTTGGGATTATCTGAGGGGTTGAAAGAAAAGAGATTTCCTTTTGTTGGAAGAAAAGAAATTATTGAAAAGATTTTAAAGGAGATTAAGGAGAATAAAAAAGTTAAGGTTTTTGTTATATACGGACCCCCTGGGATTGGTAAAACTTCGCTTCTCAATAAAATTAAAGATTTAATTGAAAAGGAATATAAAGTTTATAGTTTCAGAGCCTCCCCTTTTGGAGGAGAGTTCAATATCTTTTCTTCTGAATTTAAGAAGAGTTTTGATTTTAAAAAAGAAGATGATTTTTTTAATTTTATTGATTATATTGAGAAAAAAGGGAAAACAGTTTTTATTCTTGATGATATGCAATGGGCTGATTTTCTCTCTTATGAATTTATAAAATTTATAATTGAAAGAATTAAAATACCAATTACCTTAATAATTGCCACAAGAAATAAGGATGTAATTTTAAGAAGATTAAGGGGTGTTGATTTAGATTTTACAGAATTAAAAGGGTTTGATTATGAAGAGTTTAAAGAATTTATAAATAAAGTAAATATTTTTCTTCCTATTCATTATCAGGAAGAAATATTTGAAAAAACAAAGGGTAACCCTTTATTCATTAATGAAATTCTTATATCAAAAGAGAAAAAAATACCTGATAGGATTGATCTTGTGATAATGTCAGAGGTTGAGAATCTTGAAGAAAGTTTAAAGGAGATACTAAAAAAAGTTTCTGTTTTAGGTCCTTCTTTTGAGGAGAGAGTTTTAAGTTTGATTGATTTAAAAAACGAAGACTTAGAAAAGTTAGTTGAAAAGGGCTACTTATTTAAGGAAGAAAATAAATATTATTTTAAAACTCCTCTTTTCCAAGAAACAATATATAACACTCTTTTAAAGGAGGAAAGAAGGGATATTCATAGAAAAATACTTGAAAATTCAAGTGATAAAGAAAATATTTTTTCAATCTATCATGCCTTTAAAGCTGAACTTTTTGATGATGTTATAAAATTTGGTGAGAAAATGCTTGATAGCTTATATGAAAGGGGAAGTATAAGTGATTTGAAATTAATAACAGATTTTCTTATTGAAAGTTATAAAGAAAAAAATTTAGAAGTTTCTAAAAACTGTATTTATAAGAGAATATATTCCCTTTTACATCTTGGTTTTTTGGATGAGGCTAAAATTTTAATAGAAAACTTAAGTAAGGAAGATATAAATTACTATGATTTCCTTTCACTTTATTTTAATTTCAAGGGAGAAAAAGAAAAATCCCTCTATATTCTAAAAAAAGGCATAAGTTTACTTGGAGATAAAGGTAAAAAACTTTTTTTATCACTTGCTGATGTTTTACTTGATATGGGAGAATTTAAAGAGGCTTTTTTGATTCTTGAAAAGATAAAAGATGAGGTTTCCTTTTTTGAAAAAAGAGATAGATTAAAATTTATGAATTTATATCAAACAGCTCTTGAAAATACCGGTGAATATAAAAAGTCACTTGAAATATCTTTAGAAATTTATAAAGAAAAAGAAAACCTTTCACTTGGTGAAATTGCAGATCTTGAGTCCAGTATTGCCTTTAATAATTTGATGCTCGGCAATTTAGAAGATGCGGAAAACTGGTTTGAAAAATCTATTGAGAAATATAACTTTTTGAGGGAATATAAATCCCTTTATCCTGTTCTTGTTGAATATTCTTATCTTTTATATACAAAAGGAGAATTTGAAAAGGCTTTAAAAAATTTAAAAAAAGCAAAATATCTGGCAGAGTCAATGAGAGATAAAGAATACATTGCAAAGATAGATGTTTACGAAGGGATAATATTCGTTTCTATGGGTAAAATAAAAAAGGCAGAAAAATCTTTTGAAAGCTCAAAAATTTTTTTGAGTTCAGAAGAACTTTTTAAGGGGGTTAATTTGACAGTTATTCATAATTATGCAACTTTTTTATTATATAAAAGGAAATTTGAGGATAGTATTACTTATTTTAAAAAACTTGTAGAACTATCAAGGAAAGAAAATGATAAATATGGAGAAAATCTTAATCTTTATTCCCTTTCTCTTTCTTATTTTTTATCAGGTGATATTGATAGTGCTTTAAAGTATATAGAAGAACCTCTTTTTTATTCTAAGAAGGAAAAATTAAAAGTTTTTAATTTTAGAGTTTTATCCCTTCTTTATAAAATAAAAATTATTAAAAAAGAGGATACAAGTTGTATTTTAAAAGAATTAAAGGATATTGTAAAAATCACTAAAAGAGATGACCTTGCTTTACTTTATAATTATTATAGATTATTTTCTTATGAAAAAGATTTTAAAGAGATTAAAAATAATCTTAAAAATTTAAAAAAAGAACTAAAATTCAATATTTATCTAATAGAAAAGTTCTCCTTAGATGTTTTGAAGAAATTTATTTAA